One segment of Carya illinoinensis cultivar Pawnee chromosome 1, C.illinoinensisPawnee_v1, whole genome shotgun sequence DNA contains the following:
- the LOC122291301 gene encoding probable phosphoribosylformylglycinamidine synthase, chloroplastic/mitochondrial — protein sequence MASAREITAAEFLRDTSRLNVFLHRNFRSQKSHLLWGTLRRQGRRLAISNRGSVSLRCRAQAKPEAIVSGVVSSNIDEQSSLVEKPTEEVLHFYRIPLLQEGATAELLKSVQSKVSNQIVGLRTEQCFNIGLDSGLSSGKLSVLKWLLQETYEPENLGTESFLEKKRREGLNTVIVEVGPRLSFTTAWSSNAVSICRACGLTEVARMERSRRYLMYSQGALQDHQINEFAAMVHDRMTECVYTHKLASFETNVVPEEVRYIPIMEKGRKALEEINQEMGLAFDEQDLKYYTRLFREEIKRNPTNVELFDIAQSNSEHSRHWFFTGRMIIDGRVMSRTLMQIVKSTLLANPSNSVIGFKDNSSAIKGFHVKQLRPIHPGSTCPLETAARELDILFTAETHNFPCAVAPYPGAETGAGGRIRDTHATGKGSFVVASTAGYCVGNLNMEGSYAPWEDPSFTYPSNLASPLQILIDASNGASDYGNKFGEPLIQGYTRTFGMRLPSGERREWLKPIMFSGGIGQIDHTHIVKGEPDIGMLVVKIGGPAYRIGMGGGAASSMVSGQNDAELDFNAVQRGDAEMAQKLYRVVRACIEMGEHNPIISIHDQGAGGNCNVVKEIIYPKGAEIDIRKVVVGDHTMSILEIWGAEYQEQDAILVNPESHKLLQSICDRERVSMAVIGAINGKGCVVLVDSLAIQKCHLSGLPPPPPAVDLELEKVLGDMPQKSFEFFRMVHVREPLDIAPGVTVMDSLKRVLRLPSVGSKRFLTTKVDRCVTGLVAQQQTVGPLQITLSDVAVIAQTYTDLTGGACAIGEQPIKGLLDPEAMARLAVGEALTNLVWAKFTSLSDVKASGNWMYAAKLDGEGAAMYDAAMALSEAMIELGIAIDGGKDSLSMAAHAADEVVKAPGNLVISVYATCPDITKTVTPDLKLGDDGVLLHIDLAKGKRRLGGSALAQVFDQVGIECPDLEDVQYFKRVFEGIQDLIGDELISAGHDISDGGLLVCALEMAFAGNCGIVLDLTSNGKSLLQTLFAEELGLILEVSKNSLDAIIEKLSSLGVSSKIIGQVTANPSIELKVDGVTHLNEKTSLLRDMWEDTSFHLEKLQRLPTCVDLEKEGLKFRHEPSWELLFTPTFTSEKYMNATSKPRVAVIREEGSNGDREMSAAFYAAGFEPWDVTMSDLLKGTISLHEFRGIVFVGGFSYADVLDSAKGWSASIRFNQPLLNQFQEFYKRPDTFSLGVCNGCQLMALLGWVPGPQVGGVLGAGGDPSQPRFIHNESGRFECRFTSVSIKDSPAMMFKGMEGSTLGVWAAHGEGRAFFPDEGVLNDVLHSDLAPLRYCDDDGNVTESYPFNLNGSPLGVAAICSPDGRHLAMMPHPERCFLMWQFPWYPKQWNVDKKGPSPWLRMFQNAREWCS from the exons ATGGCCAGTGCTCGGGAAATTACAGCGGCCGAGTTTTTGCGG GATACCAGTAGGCTAAATGTTTTTCTACATAGAAATTTCCGTAGCCAGAAAAGCCATTTGTTATGGGGTACACTGCGTAGACAAGGTCGAAGACTGGCTATATCTAACAGAGGAAGTGTTTCATTGAGGTGTCGAGCCCAAGCAAAGCCCGAGGCTATTGTTTCTGGGGTTGTAAGCAGTAACATAGATGAGCAATCGAGCTTGGTTGAGAAGCCTACCGAGGAAGTTCTCCATTTTTATCGGATTCCGCTGCTTCAGGAAGGTGCAACCGCTGAACTTTTGAAGTCTGTTCAATCCAAAGTCTCAAATCAGATTGTTGGCTTGAGAACTGAACAGTGCTTCAATATAGGGCTTGATTCTGGGCTTTCAAGTGGAAAGCTTTCTGTTCTCAAGTGGCTTCTTCAGGAAACCTATGAGCCTGAGAATTTGGGGACAGAGAGCTTTCTTGAGAAGAAGAGGCGGGAGGGGTTGAATACAGTTATAGTTGAGGTTGGGCCTCGGCTGTCTTTTACAACAGCTTGGTCTTCAAATGCTGTATCGATTTGTCGAGCATGTGGATTGACAGAGGTGGCCCGCATGGAACGGTCAAGGAGATACTTGATGTATAGCCAGGGTGCCCTGCAAGACCATCAGATTAATGAGTTTGCTGCAATGGTTCATGATCGGATGACTGAGTGTGTTTATACCCATAAGCTTGCGTCATTTGAGACTAATGTGGTTCCAGAGGAAGTCCGCTATATACCCATCATGGAGAAGGGCCGGAAAGCATTGGAAGAAATTAATCAGGAAATGGGCTTGGCATTTGATGAGCAAGATTTAAAGTATTACACCCGGCTCTTTCGGGAGGAAATCAAGCGGAATCCAACAAATGTGGAATTGTTTGACATAGCACAATCAAATAGTGAGCACAGCAGGCACTGGTTTTTTACTGGTAGGATGATTATTGATGGACGGGTCATGAGTAGAACTCTCATGCAGATCGTGAAGAGCACCTTACTGGCTAACCCAAGTAATTCTGTCATTGGGTTTAAGGATAACTCAAGTGCTATCAAAGGGTTCCATGTGAAGCAATTGCGACCCATTCATCCTGGTTCAACATGCCCATTAGAGACAGCTGCCCGTGAACTTGATATTTTATTCACAGCTGAGACCCATAATTTTCCATGTGCAGTGGCACCATACCCTGGTGCAGAGACAGGTGCAGGAGGTCGCATCAGGGATACTCATGCGACAGGAAAGGGGTCTTTTGTGGTTGCATCTACAGCTGGTTATTGTGTTGGGAATCTCAACATGGAGGGGTCTTATGCTCCATGGGAAGATCCATCCTTCACATACCCATCAAACTTGGCTTCACCTTTGCAAATCCTTATAGATGCTAGTAACGGTGCATCAGACTATGGGAACAAATTTGGAGAACCCTTAATTCAGGGCTACACTAGAACTTTTGGAATGAGACTCCCTAGTGGGGAGAGACGGGAATGGCTGAAGCCGATAATGTTTAGTGGAGGTATAGGGCAGATTGATCACACCCATATAGTTAAAGGAGAGCCTGACATTGGGATGCTGGTCGTAAAGATTGGGGGTCCTGCCTATCGTATTGGAATGGGTGGAGGAGCAGCATCAAGCATGGTTAGTGGCCAAAATGACGCAGAGCTTGATTTTAATGCTGTGCAGCGTGGAGATGCTGAGATGGCACAGAAGTTGTATCGCGTTGTTCGTGCCTGCATTGAAATGGGGGAGCATAACCCAATTATCAGCATTCATGATCAGGGGGCTGGTGGGAACTGTAATGTGGTAAAGGAAATTATATACCCCAAAGGTGCTGAGATTGATATCAGAAAAGTTGTAGTTGGTGACCACACGATGTCTATATTAGAGATTTGGGGTGCAGAATATCAGGAGCAAGATGCGATCTTGGTGAATCCTGAAAGCCACAAACTATTACAATCAATCTGTGATAGAGAAAGGGTTTCTATGGCTGTTATTGGAGCAATAAATGGCAAGGGATGTGTTGTTTTAGTTGATAGCTTGGCTATTCAGAAATGTCATTTGAGTGGACTCCCTCCCCCTCCTCCTGCTGTGGATCTTGAGCTTGAGAAAGTACTTGGTGACATGCCTCAGAAGTCCTTTGAGTTTTTCCGGATGGTTCATGTGCGAGAGCCCCTTGATATTGCTCCTGGGGTCACGGTAATGGATTCTTTGAAGAGAGTACTGAGACTTCCGTCAGTTGGTTCAAAACGTTTCTTGACGACAAAAGTGGATAGATGCGTAACTGGTCTTGTGGCACAGCAGCAAACTGTCGGTCCCTTGCAAATTACTCTTTCTGATGTTGCGGTCATTGCTCAGACTTACACTGATTTGACTGGAGGTGCATGTGCCATTGGGGAGCAGCCAATTAAGGGTCTGCTGGATCCAGAAGCGATGGCAAGGTTGGCTGTTGGGGAAGCACTCACAAATCTTGTTTGGGCAAAGTTCACTTCTCTTTCTGATGTTAAAGCAAGTGGTAATTGGATGTATGCTGCAAAGCTTGATGGGGAAGGAGCAGCCATGTATGATGCTGCTATGGCCCTTTCAGAAGCTATGATTGAACTTGGTATTGCTATTGATGGAGGAAAGGACAGTCTTTCCATGGCCGCTCATGCTGCAGATGAAGTTGTGAAGGCTCCTGGTAATCTTGTAATCAGTGTCTATGCCACTTGTCCTGACATAACAAAGACAGTAACCCCAGATTTGAAGCTAGGAGATGATGGCGTTCTGCTGCACATTGATTTGGCAAAGGGAAAGCGGCGTTTAGGTGGATCTGCTCTTGCTCAGGTTTTTGACCAAGTTGGGATTGAATGTCCTGATCTCGAGGATGTTCAATACTTTAAAAGGGTTTTTGAAGGAATTCAGGACCTTATCGGAGATGAATTAATCTCTGCCGGTCATGACATCAGTGATGGGGGGCTTTTGGTTTGTGCCTTGGAGATGGCATTTGCTGGAAATTGTGGCATTGTTTTGGACTTGACTTCAAATGGGAAGAGCCTCTTACAGACACTTTTTGCAGAAGAACTCGGTCTAATTCTTGAGGTAAGCAAGAACAGCTTGGACGCTATAATAGAAAAGCTTAGCAGTTTAGGTGTTTCTTCTAAGATCATTGGACAAGTTACTGCAAATCCCTCGATAGAGTTAAAGGTTGATGGGGTAACTCATTTGAATGAGAAAACTTCACTGCTTAGGGACATGTGGGAGGATACCAGTTTTCATCTGGAAAAACTCCAAAGATTGCCTACTTGTGTAGATTTAGAGAAAGAAGGTTTGAAATTTAGGCATGAACCTTCATGGGAATTGCTCTTTACTCCTACCTTCACAAGCGAGAAATATATGAATGCAACTTCGAAACCAAGGGTAGCTGTGATCCGAGAAGAAGGCAGCAATGGAGACAGAGAAATGTCTGCAGCATTCTATGCTGCTGGTTTTGAGCCATGGGATGTTACAATGTCTGACTTGCTTAAAGGAACCATTTCACTGCATGAGTTCCGTGGGATTGTGTTTGTTGGAGGTTTTAGCTATgctgatgtgcttgattctgcAAAAGGTTGGTCTGCTTCAATACGATTCAATCAGCCCCTTCTAAATCAATTTCAGGAGTTTTACAAGCGGCCAGATACTTTCAGTCTTGGTGTTTGCAATGGGTGTCAGCTCATGGCTTTGTTGGGGTGGGTCCCAGGTCCCCAAGTTGGCGGGGTGCTTGGTGCTGGTGGGGATCCATCTCAGCCAAGGTTTATTCACAACGAATCAGGAAGGTTTGAATGTCGCTTTACAAGTGTGTCAATAAAGGACTCACCTGCTATGATGTTCAAAGGAATGGAAGGTAGTACTTTGGGTGTATGGGCTGCTCATGGTGAGGGAAGAGCATTTTTCCCTGATGAGGGCGTATTGAATGATGTGCTTCACTCAGACTTGGCTCCACTTAGATATTGTGATGATGATGGGAATGTGACAGAATCTTACCCTTTCAATTTGAATGGCTCTCCTTTAGGGGTTGCAGCCATTTGCTCTCCAGATGGACGGCATCTTGCCATGATGCCTCATCCAGAGCGTTGCTTCTTGATGTGGCAGTTTCCCTGGTATCCAAAGCAATGGAATGTGGACAAGAAAGGCCCTAGTCCTTGGTTGCGGATGTTCCAGAATGCTCGAGAGTGGTGCTCTTGA
- the LOC122291317 gene encoding LOB domain-containing protein 33-like, whose translation MTGIGSSCGACKFLRRKCTSECVFAPYFCYDQAASHFAAVHKVFGASNVSKLLLHLPVQTRSVAATTIAYEALARVRDPIYGCVADIFALQQQVANLQEEIDIIGNQMANVAVGVSSCGSSQVNTSPYDGLQFSSQHDDKHTQYYQNQQGGLFSYTGSSTANHASFDSQMDIQLPPLYGWESQNLFDDSVPTILESLIEEISEETPWLYKNTNIKTCAGPI comes from the exons ATGACAGGGATTGGCTCTTCATGTGGAGCGTGCAAGTTCCTCAGGAGAAAGTGCACCAGTGAATGTGTGTTTGCTCCTTACTTTTGTTATGACCAAGCTGCATCCCACTTTGCAGCGGTGCACAAGGTGTTTGGTGCAAGTAACGTTTCAAAGCTATTACTACACCTACCAGTACAAACCCGAAGTGTCGCGGCAACCACCATTGCTTATGAGGCACTGGCTAGGGTGCGGGATCCCATATATGGTTGCGTTGCCGATATCTTTGCACTCCAACAACAG GTTGCCAACTTACAAGAGGAGATAGATATCATTGGGAACCAAATGGCTAATGTCGCAGTTGGTGTCAGCAGTTGTGGAAGCTCTCAAGTAAATACCAGCCCATATGATGGGTTACAATTCTCTTCACAACATGATGACAAGCACACACAATATTATCAAAACCAACAAGGTGGTCTATTTTCCTATACTGGAAGTTCCACTGCCAACCATGCCTCTTTTGATAGCCAGATGGATATACAGCTCCCTCCTTTATATGGATGGGAAAGCCAAAACTTATTTGATGACTCTGTTCCAACTATCTTAGAGAGCCTCATTGAGGAAATTAGCGAAGAGACTCCATGGTTGTACAAGAATACCAACATCAAAACCTGCGCAGGTCCAATCTAA